The Streptomyces sp. NBC_00306 sequence ACATGCGCGGGGCAGCCGCGGCCGGGCTTGAAGCCGTGGCTGGCTGCTTCGAGGGGCGACAGGTCCTGGCAGACGGGATAGCTCACAGCTACCGGATTGCCGTGGGTGAGGACGGGGCGTCTGGAGAACATTGTGGGAACAAGCAGCAGACCCTGTCCTTCCAGCTGAAGGTCGCCCTCTGCTCCGCTCATCAGTCGGACCTCCAGGACCGGAGGGTTCCATCTCATCCACCTAGGATTGGCTCGGGAGAGAAGCTGCTCCACACCACCGGTGAGCTGCTGCTGCAAGCGCAAGCCCCGGTCGGCTGCCAGATGTTCGGTGAACTGATTCCAGTGCGGTGCCAGCAGCTCCGCATGGAGGTGCCGCAGCCCGGTGCAGAGCGCCGTGAGCAAAGATGCATTGTGGGCTACGTCGCGAGACCAGCCGGGGAGTGCAGGATTACGCATTGCCGTTTCCCGCATATTCGCCGTGATGCTGTCGCGCGGTGTAGTGCGCACCTGCTCCAACAACTCATCGACCGGTCCCGCTTTAGCCGGACTGAGGAATCCTGGCGAGCGACCTACCGCTGGCATAAGGGCCAGAGCCATGCGAGCTTCCACAGACAATTGAGCGCGGGCGCGCCGCCGCCATGCCTCAAAACGGGCGGGCTGACTGCGGCTTTGTAGAGCTCGAACTGCAAGTTCCAACTCGTGCAGAGGCATCGGCGCTTCTGCCACGCGTGTACGGGCCAGATCC is a genomic window containing:
- a CDS encoding helix-turn-helix domain-containing protein, which codes for MAIRIHFTVQDLARTRVAEAPMPLHELELAVRALQSRSQPARFEAWRRRARAQLSVEARMALALMPAVGRSPGFLSPAKAGPVDELLEQVRTTPRDSITANMRETAMRNPALPGWSRDVAHNASLLTALCTGLRHLHAELLAPHWNQFTEHLAADRGLRLQQQLTGGVEQLLSRANPRWMRWNPPVLEVRLMSGAEGDLQLEGQGLLLVPTMFSRRPVLTHGNPVAVSYPVCQDLSPLEAASHGFKPGRGCPAHVSMLVGRTRARVLTAIADHQGCSTGELAAHAAIAPASASEHATVLRAAGLIRSLRHHNTVSHSLTPLGLALLSAPEGA